A window of Garra rufa chromosome 6, GarRuf1.0, whole genome shotgun sequence genomic DNA:
GTTGTCATTCCTTTCATGTTATTGTTTGATATTTCAGTTACAGTTATATGTAGCTCACTGCCAGATGTGTATGTGGATAAGCTTCTGAACTTTGTGGCCTCAACATTGGAAAAGTCCAACCACCTACAGTTCTACCTCAGCTGGGCGCAGTGTCTGCTTACCTTACATGGACAAAAGCTCAAGAACCGGTCAGCACcataactttttttcagaatGAGTGTACAATAGTTTTGAGTTATTGAAATTATACTATATTTGCTGTCTTTAAATTGCCCATTtttgcacttaaagggatagttcaccaaaaaatggaaattctgtcattactcaccctcatgtcgttccaaacctgtaagaccttcgttcgtcaGAACACACattaatggcgcttttccactacacagtaccagctcgactcggtttggttttccactgtgtaaaagttgtacctggttgtcatagcgacgctgcaagaaactgccgtgatgtaatcttctacgcgacacacacccgctgtctgcacctcctcgtttgaccacggcgtattcttccgagttgccataatatgtaatggattggatatgtcacgcaatctctggccaaacagcagtctgctgtgttttcacgtcacattttagtatcgccttagctcgcctcagctcgcttggaacctcgccggaggtggtacgaaaaaaagtacctggaagccggtacaggtacaatttttacacagtggaaaaccaaacagagccgaggcgagctggtactgtgtagtggaaaagcgccaaaagatgcttttgatgaaatctgagagctctctggccttccatagacagcaagggtcctaccatgttcaaggtccagaaatgtACCAAAAACATTGACAAAGTAGTCcgtgtgatatcagtggttcaaccgtaattttataaagctacgagaatgctttttgtgcgcagaaaaactaaaataacagctttattcaacaataCTTAAACGTAtatgtgtggtgctgctgatgtatAACATGAATGCGCTGCGCCTTGTTTGCGTTCAGAGGAATGTTtgaataaatttgttattttagtttttttcccaTGCAGAAATGTGAGGAGAAATGGTTCATGCCCTATTTTGCAGTGTTTTAACTGTTGTTGAGCACTGTTAGACTGTTAATGTGTCTCATTTTCAGATCTGGAGCTGTATTGCCTACTGTACAGCAGCTGCTGAAGAGCATCCAAAGACACAGTGATGATCTGTCCAAACTGTAAGCTTTACATAATTCTATAAAGAAAGCAATGTTAGTTTTTCTTTATGGGTCAAGTTTAAATATAACTTTTGCTTTCTTCCTAGTTGTGACTGGAACATTTACAACATTCGTTACGCCGCTGCGCTGTCTAAACAGAGAGGGATGAAAAGAGCAGCAGCAGAATCCCTTAGtgatgaagaggaggaggaggaggcaaTGGATTCTGGAGGTGATGAGGAGAATATATCGGATGAGTCTTTAATTGTGGAAAACTGATCATGAACACTTCAACTGAAACATAACAGCCACTTTAGGGCTTGGACAAGCAGTTATTGTGCAGATTTATGTATTTTGTCAGTGTAAACATGGACAGACAGCATTTACAAACTTGTAAAACATGATATGAAACAGTTTAGATTTTTATATGTAACAAATAAACATTGGCTCAACTATTGATAAACGTGTTGTTGATACTTTTTTATTCTTGTTTGATGAATGATGTGGAAGCTAGTTTCTGCCGCGGAGTGAAAAAACAAATAAGGTAATTGCAGCATGTttgaaaattctgactttttgtcctgGCAATTCTGACACGGTTAGTTCTGTTTTAGTTTATAATTGCAAGGAAAATGTCTCAGTTTTGAAAACTTGCAAttaccattttattattttttgttttatctcTGTTTTTAATTGTGGTGGAAATAAGCGTATATAGAAAGAAACGATTTTTGTCTTATTATAGAGAAACTGTTGATTGAAATATAGAAAGAGTGTTCACAGGGTTTGTTTTGTTGGATTGTTTTCAAATATGAATAGGCCACCGCAGCTTCTTTACATGCCTAATAATGAGCACAGTGTCTCCCAAATTATTTATGTCCCATTTGGCTGTAGCTGTGATGGCAGACTGACCATAACATTTGCATAGAATTGTATGCACAGTATTGTTTCCATAATGTATGCTTAAAATTTTCGGTGTAACAGTATAGTGCTTGAAACATCAATCCTTTCCACAACCATTCCACATTCATGAGGACTGCTGATGGTGAAGTCtctatcagtgtttttttttacattagtctTTTATAAGGGCTGCACAGTTAGGGAAGAGTAGGGTAAGTTGTGCCACTAGGCACAGAGAATAAACCGCTAACCCCCAAACCATACTATGAGTTACTGTGAATACTATGGAATCAGTTAATCTCTTTATGATTTtaagtgttaaagggatagttcaaaatttgatgtttatctgcttacctccaggcATCCAAGATTTAGgcgagtttgtttcttcagtagtacacaaacaaaattttttaactcaaacctttgcagtctgttagtcataccaaattttgagagtaaaaaaacagACAGAACCAAATTAatccctgtggctcgtgacgatacattgaggtgtgtGACGTAGTGATTCTAGATAGGCCTGTAACCCCAATCACGCTTCACAGAAcaatacaaatatacaaatacaaaataagctCACTTTTACAATTgaaaaatttcttttttaatttaactcaAAATGGGgacttgtttctttttttcctaTAGCTTGCTTATTCAAAGCATATCAAAGTGCAAAATCAATtacaagaacaaaaaaaaattatcttatgACATAATCATCATATGAGCAATCATTAGATCACAATCATCTTTTTTCAGAACAGATAGAAGAATTTACGAGTCTTCAAAGATAAATGACTAGAGATCAAAATAATGTTGGTCAATATTCAGACAAAATGCTTATCCAGAAGTCCTTTTTAGTTCAAAGTCCATAATGGAAGCAAACCAAACAATGCATTTGAAAGTTTGTGTTCTTAAGCAAAGGGTTCAAGAGAAGGATGTTTGTGGGCTTGTGTAGATGTGTGTGAATGTGCTGTGTGTAGTATGGGATAAAAGTCCGCTAAACCCATCTTTTCCAAGAGTCAGTGGTGATTTAAGGCTCCATTTAGGAGCGAGGATGAACTGTTCAAGGCCTACCTGAAGTCCAACGTACAATCAGAATATCTGCGGCCTGTCCGAGACTAGACGAAACTCACTCACGGTCACAGCATTTCAACCCCATGTAGTTCAAAACACAGCTGATAAACGAATGGCATCGCGAACATCCGAACACTCGTTCACTGTGTAGCTGGCGTAAGCCTTGTGACCCGAAAACCTTCAGTCTCGTTGATTCATGATCAGCATCATACTTCACAGTGCTTACTGTCTGTTGATTAagcatttgtgtatctcaaacaCTGCTATGGAAAGGAGCAGCTTGCTGGAACCTTGATAGTCGACACACTCTTCCGCAGTgcagcaaacaaagcttttaAAACACAGTAATATCAAATCTTGTCTAAATTCTGGCACATTTTAAACGTCTAAAGACTCCAGGCAGTTCAAACTGTTTCAACTTTGGCACTTGGTGTAGTGGAAAGAAGCCTTCaaccacatgcacacacacacctgcatctAAATTAACCTGATTCCATTTCCTTCTGGTTGCTGACTCCTCCTACTTgttgcagtgcattatgggttctGTAGTTTTTTTCCGTCacaggtgttaagacacaaaacgatcggtctgtacaagaaactgaacagtatttatataatttttttaccttcTGATCCATGTCAACATTCAGCTGTATtgagtgcgttcacaacagccggcgtgtGACGCGGCAACGTGATCTGCCATGGTAGATGTGTGCGTGGAAGTGATCTATCTCGTGTAGacattacttgtgcttatcctgattctagcaactgattaaaaactaaaagattacgtttccttgtgcaaactcatccaggagtgttgacttttcaccaactacattgccagagcacgttGCTCAATACAGTTcaatgttccggtggatcagaggtaaataatgatataaatactattcCGTTTCTTGCACagatcattttgtgtcttaagtTTACACCTCAGTGTATCACCACAAGCCGCAtggttttatttggttttgtctgtgtatgttttttttttactctcaaagatttggtgtccattgactgccattatatgacaggTCAGACTGCAACAGCGAATTTTtgcttgtgttctactgaagaaacaaagtcacctacatttggGGGtaagcatttttgggtgaactatccctttaagataaaaTCTACAAGACACGTCTTCAGAATGTTTGAATCTGTACTGAAAAGTTGAATCTCTTTAAGATCTCTTTTGTATGCACAAAACTTCAGCAGGTTTCTGTATTTACTGTATGAACTAACACCTTATCTATCTGTGATATCAAGCCATCAGAGTGTGAAGATGTTTTTGAGTGACTTTACAAgtctctttaaagggatagttcacctaaaaatgaaaatgtaattatttactcaacctcattgTTCTTAAAGCCCATATGGAACATGAAATGTGAGCTTTTGAACCAATTTTTTGGCCACCAGTTtcaatatttgttaaaataaacatatttaagcTGAAAATGTTGATTTGTAATTAGAGAAGTAGTGATTAAGTCAGGTGATGGAATTCAAAAAAACAGCCTAAATGAAGATGCAAAACCTTCCTTTTTTAAAAGGAAGTTAAAATGGACAGTAATCAATTGATCTGTAATATATAATGGAAAGAAGCAGGCTATGAAGTATTATCATCAATGAATGTCTATTTGAAATCTATGAGAGTCACGAATTTCTGCTAGAGAGCAAGAACCAGTCAGTTCATGATTTAATTGTACGTTTGGAACACTTATTCTGATGTAAAGCAGACTGTatcattcaattcaattcagtttcatttataaagcacatttaaaatcAATGTAGTTGGTCAAAGCGCTGTACATAAAGTTGCAATTGAAATTATTccaccccccagagactgcatggctttcatgttggggcatcttgccgAATGAAGAACATAAAACGCTGACTTGATTATACTAAAATgaatttagatagatagatagagaataaaaagaaaatgaatgttttgtgttttgtgatgtgaccaaactgaaactttttggacccatggatcagcagtatgtctggtgcaataAAGGGCAAAACTTATGAGCAAATGAACACCATCTCCAaagtcaaacattgaggtggacCAATTCTGTTATatggttgttttactgtagcaaaATTTGGAAATcctgactgtatgaaggacatcatacattttttttaagtatccggccattttggcaagaattgtgatgcctttagtgaaagactgaagctaataatcaatggactttcctgcaggacaagtatacatccaaatctacgaatgcttggttcagggatcagtcatagaatatTCTTAAGTGGCACGTTCAGACTCctaatttaattctcattgaaaatatttgattgaatttgaagaaagcagtgggcaaagtgaaaaccaaagatgattttcaggtgaggaatggccaagattgcagtagagaggtgtcAGAAGCTTCTAAGTGCTTCTAAGCAGTGTTTATtggcggttttaaagaataaaagatttttcaccaaatttgggggttgaataattttggacatgaacGTTTAGAACTAATtcgatttttttgttattattattcatcaactAGCGttttcagaattactcaaatgtgtattaaactttctctaatagtgtactgatgcctttgttgaatggtttgtacaaaatgttgttctctgccaCAAAATgccttgcaggtcaagggggttgaataattttgatggcaactgtaaaagtgaaaagcaaaaTTAAAGCATGAAAACATAAACAAGTACAAATGATTAAAAAGCAAACGAAAAACCATGCGTTTTTAACATGGATTTGAATTCAGCTAACATAGAAGCAGTTTTGAAAGGTAATAATGCAAAGACTTGTTTCCCCAGTGTTGCAGGCGAGATTGTGGTACCAACAAAAGATGCCTATGACCTGGAGTCAATACTGTACAGTACAATACAATACAAGCTTGGTCTTGGTTTATTTCCAAGATACTTATACTTGGTTTATTTTCTTTGTGGTGTTAGTTGTATTGTTGTGGCTTTCAGTTATTAAAATTGTTTGGAGAGGAATGTTTGGATGAATTTAATATTGCCCAAGTGTACAGACAAAGCTCTCTTTTGTATTATTTGTGTAAAGAACAAATATCATGAAATAGATTGCATagtaatgtttattatttagaaaATTGTATTCattagtacattttaaaaaaagcaaacattttaaacaaaataaatgttatgaTCCCTCTTTTTAAAAGCCTTACatgataaaacacaataaaagttTTAAGAGTTATGCACTCAAAACTAATCTAAAATGCCAAATCTTCTACAGTGGATTTATTAATAAGCAGAAAAATCATAGGCTATAAAAAGGAATTTATTTTGGTGTGCTATAGCTTTAaattacggtgacgcattgctgccgcacacttattttttttcccactcagctatgtcgttataacgacatcttttctcgtaaaaacgacatcttttctcgtaaaaacgacataattttctcgttaaaacgacatcttttctcgtaataacgagatcttttctcgtaaaaacgacataattttctcgttaaagcgacatctttttctcgtaataacgacatattatgtcatacgatctgatatgattaataataacaatcattgatTATGTTATGAGATGTTATGTTataagcgtttgtccgcgctgcctttaccacagtcctgacataaaggaggatgcacgctgctggagttagaatacactagcagctatatatagaaataaactgttttaataattttaatgtaatggtttcagttgtagcggcatgtttattaggattaatctccaatctgccctcagacccagaggatttaagatgatcagatcaaaactgttatttctgaataatcaactctgagcttggaatattatttggatgaaagtttgatttcacAGAAAATTGAAATAGGGCCTAcgattataaagaaataaaatagaaatgacaaacggtttgattgtattatgataataataatttcgttctgtttcaaaaatggacaaaatgaatgaaaaaaaaaattaagtttaaaaataactaccttttagtatttttgtccgtgggtaaaaagagagctaTGCTTTAATTATAAgtgggcggcaatgaaaagcCATTTTTCAActcatgcagaataaatacaaatacaaaaatacaaacaaatctagcttaatttcgtttttctgtttctcaaacaaaacgaaataataataataataataataataataattataatattaatataataatctattattataataacctattattattattactataattattattaggcctattattatatttttcttattatgaattctatttatttctgctcgtatttcgatttgctgttaaatcaatcaaaaatgtgattattcagaattaatagttttgattatcttaaataagattttataataaaaaaataatacgcctaataataataagcacaatAACAATTTGAGTTATTTgagttattaatattaataataatattataataataagcataataacaatttAAGTAGGCTacaatttgagtagcctattattattattattatttcattttgtttgagaaacggaaaaacgaaaagcttgattcttcgtatttttgttcatgggtaaaacacatgagcttattgcttgaatattaatttaacatgcctgggctgtcttgatacttagtatgattatatacacagtatacattatttattatatattattaaattttatctttagctgaatcaagccacgaatccggtttttcatctggattatactgtggaaatatgctgcgctggctctgagtgtaagcacaatggttacagataatgaactcacacgggaaagactgtacattactacctacctcttgttggatttatacgaattaaataaacacaattttgttttcgattcttttattgaagtagacctttcaagctgcatagagagacataaattgcgagagcgcaccctgtatttttacaaaggcaatttgtaacgttttgttgttattgtggaagtacataaaataaagcagacatttatatttctttgctctgtaatcacaatgtaagggatcgcgctggtaccgccgacccgagaagtgcagtgcgctttatatatgagacttgcaaagaaacgttattgtgactaatttgcagagcggtacatcagacgaacattattctgcatgatgggacagaccgtaaagacaggctgagtcgaaaagtggcttttccgggctgctcacgcacaaatattaaagcataagcactcttttcatgaacaaaaatctgaatggctttatttatttattttcattttttaaacagaacgaaatcatcataatcataacacgatcaaaccgtgtgtcattttttaaatttattttctgatactatttaaattttttgtaaaatcaaactttcatccaaataatattccaagctcagagtcagaaataacacttttgatctgatcatcttaaatcctctgggtctaaGGGCAaattagtatggagattaatcctaataaacagctgctacaattgaaaccattacattaaaatgattaaaacagtgtatttctatataactccagcagcgtgcatcctcctttaggtcaggactgtggcgaaggcagcgcggacaaacgcttagctccctcacataacataatcatatcatctataacaggaacatcagatcgtttttatgacatattatgtcgttattacgagaaaaagatgtcgttttaacgagaaaagatgtcgttttaacgagaaaattatgtcgtttttacgagaaaagatgtcgttttaacgagaaaattatgtcgtttttacgagaaaagatgtcgtttttacgagaaaagatctcgttataacgacatagctgagtgggaaaaaaaataagtgtgcggcagcaatgcgtcaccgtattaAATACAACTGTTTTGTTGTATTATATAAATCTCTCTGTTTGCTTTCTCACTCAGAGGGTTTTCTCGCTACAAGATGAAAAACGGCCTCAAAGTCAGACACAGCGTTGTTCTGCCTGTCTTCTGCAGGCAGTATAGTAAACTCGTTGATTGAGAAGCCTAAACCACTGAGCACTTCCTTAATATTATCCTGACTCAGTCTAAGACAAGAAAAGAGCTGTTCATCCACCTTGTAGAAGCTTTCACCCAGAACACCTATCATGACCAAAAGTCCACCAGGACGCAGAAGTTTGGTCAGCCCATGTAAAGCACGACAGTATGTTTGGATGTCTTTACATGCTGCTTCCAGACACAGAGATGTAATGACACAGTCAGCTTGTTCCAGTGTGTGAGGATAGAATGGATTTTCCAACCGGACATCACATTGTAACACTTTTTTGATTCGTTTCTTCAGTGTAGCCTCCAATTCAGACGGGCtgccataaaataaataaattagaacaAAATACGAAAAAGTTTTAGGAACTTGGTGTGTAAAAATGTAGGCTCTCATATTTATAAATAGGTGTTTCTTTACACAGTTTTACTAGTGGAATTAGTCTTAGCAAGACAAAGTTTAAAATGTTACATTGTTTGATATATAACAGAAATGACTgttctgaacaaaaaaaaacttggttATACAGTGCTATTAATCAATTAAGATGTTTTGAGAGTgagtgtttttctaaaaaaaaaaaacaaggccaACATAGTTTGGAAGTCCATTTCTGCCACAAAAAAAATCCTAAGTATAATTCTGAGaaactttatataaatataagattTATAATGCAAGAAACTCTAATAAAACAATCAAAGAAAGGTAAGTTTGTATTGTGAGATgtaattgtgaggaaaaatgtAAACTTAGGATTTATTTTTActggacaaataaaaaaaaaatgctctaaATTATAGTATTTCCCATTAATTTTATAAAGGTGCACACTTTTGTCCATGgagaaattaagttttaatttaatttaaaaaaatatattttttttcaaccacATCCTTGCACCGCTCAGATTAAGGAAACtattcaaaataaaactaaaaatggtTTTGCCCAAATTTGTCCCGAAGGATTCTTGAGGATTAAACTGAATGTACAAAGCAAACAGTtagctgaaaaatctaaaaaaacaacaacaacaacaacaacaaaaaaggtcAGTTCAGTCAGTCAGATACTGTTCGTTACAGCAACAGTAgtgttttctttcagaattatccTGGGTCCAGTtcgatttatattaaaataaagtaattttaatttattaatgagACACCCAGCGCTCTGATGCTGCTGTAAAGTTGTTGGtctataaaatcaaaattgtgcaATTACTGTCTGTTAAACATACTAACATTAGAAAAACTCTGTTAATGGAGTATGAATATGTTGGCTACCATAAGCTTTAAATAAAGACTTTTAATGACATGAAACTGCGGTCAAAGTTCAATCATAAATGCTAAAATAATTGGGTGGTTGGGCGCTGGGTGTCCACGCCAATGTCAAAAGCAATATATAATATAGAAATATACCTTTTCCCCTCAAGTTCACAGACGTACTGCAGCACAGGTTTCCAATCTAAACTGTCTTCTTGATTTTTTAGCCACTTTTCAATTTCTCTGCAATTGGCACTTGAGAAATCAGACAGCACGATCTCGTCATAATGGTCACACGCACTTAGGACGCTGTGGATAGATGGACCACTGCCCACATCGACCAGCAGCTTGCCTTTATGTTCTCCTTCAAAACAAACATTTGTGCCCAAATTATTTAGGAAAAATAGAACATCTAGACATAGAACATGTGTTATTGATTGATAGGGGTTGCTTACCCGCTGAGAAAACTCTGCTAAGGCATCTCAAAACGAAAGTAAGTAAATTATTCTCGTCAGCGTGACCGCTTGAGCAGGAATAAAAATTCTTCACATACGCTCGCGAGTCAAAATGCACCTCATAGAACTCTCCCTCAGTGAAGGTCGTGAATTTACTCATAATTAGCCAACAACACGTATTATATGAATATAACTTTAAATAAACTACGACTGTGCTGTAAATATTGTAAGAGCAAACTATCCTGTTGTTACTGGAACAGCGAAGGCGCAAATATGGTTTCCAGCCTTGCGCAACCGGTAATCATCGGTGTTCAAGCAAGAAACGGTCATTCACTGCTAAAGATTAGGTAATACAATTTGAATCTTATCTTAaaagtacggagccccttacgtcacctgtaggaaaaaaaataattaatccgtggggacggttttgcaattcgttccctcagtttataaaccgtactcacgaattcctaaactgttccctcggtttaacaaaccgtgcccacgaatttccaatccgtgcgctcagattttgtaaaccgtaccctcggattttgaatccgtacccacaaaaatcataatccgtgcgcacgctttcgcaatccgttcccacagtttgtaaactgctctcacggatttgtgattatgataagcttttcacccagagttagatgcatgctgcactattaatgttattattaaataaggcctattattacattgcatttagtttgagagcaaattaaggaatggcaacataacctgtacattatttgttttgtattgctcctctccaaaactcgttttttttttttgtttttttttttttaaattcaggtaattttacattttgaaaaatattatataaaacaaagccgtttaaACAGcactcttcacttattattttattttggtaccatgaccgcacttacaaaacaggcttctttttatcgttttacattaataaccaataggttaaaacacatgatgttttggcagctaatctattggtgattaatataaaataaagctaaaaactctgttttgtcagttgcatagtctcatatagcctactgagaaataaagtttaataaatgcaaaacaatgcatccagcatataaacaggtgtcctggttgaatttgggggcggggccacaaatccgtgagagcagtttacaaactgtgggaacggattgcgaaaccgtgcgcacggattatgaatttgtgggtacggattcaaaatccgagggtacggtttacaaaatctgagcgcacggattggaaattcgtgggtacggtttattAATCCGTgcgcacgaattgttaaaccgagggaacagtttaagaattcgtgggtacggtttataaactgagggaacgaattgcaaatcCGTCGCCacggattgttttttttttctcctgcaggtgacgTACGGGGCTCCGTAGTACGGGGCTCCGTATTACGGAAACATAATAGTTTCTTGAATTTAACTGGGCAATAGGCCTATATTATATTTGGCATGTTGACAGACTAAACAGGCTTTTCTTTTAATCCTCAGAAGCATTTTAAAGACAGTGAAGTACTAAAAGTAAGAAATAGACATTTTATTGATGTAAATTTACTGGAAAATCCTGGGGAAAAACTGAAATGCAAGATGTGCTAATGAACATCAAAGCATCACTCATACATGTAATTTGTGAAAGCATGCATTTTGATATCTTGATTGTTGAACGAGCATTCAAAATAAAAACCATATACAATGAAGAAAACGAATTACTTAAGTTTAATACTGGCTACTtatgtaaaacattttttaaacatcatTTTGTGCATTTCAAGTATTCATGTACACAAATCAAAGACAAATCAAGGAAGTACCATTCAGAGTTCATGACACAAATATGCTTGgcttttaaaaatgcaaacttaTGCATTAAAGAAGACCACTAAATTGGCAATTGTATTATTAAAAttagcaacaaaaaaaaatctgtttatgtTT
This region includes:
- the LOC141337198 gene encoding nicotinamide N-methyltransferase-like is translated as MSKFTTFTEGEFYEVHFDSRAYVKNFYSCSSGHADENNLLTFVLRCLSRVFSAGEHKGKLLVDVGSGPSIHSVLSACDHYDEIVLSDFSSANCREIEKWLKNQEDSLDWKPVLQYVCELEGKSPSELEATLKKRIKKVLQCDVRLENPFYPHTLEQADCVITSLCLEAACKDIQTYCRALHGLTKLLRPGGLLVMIGVLGESFYKVDEQLFSCLRLSQDNIKEVLSGLGFSINEFTILPAEDRQNNAVSDFEAVFHLVARKPSE